The following proteins are encoded in a genomic region of Tenacibaculum sp. 190524A05c:
- a CDS encoding glyceraldehyde-3-phosphate dehydrogenase, with amino-acid sequence MSTITNYEKEVVNQAQVRRATTEFINIVNDLWYDKSIELVLFRNPLVDKRASEVLNLINYAKEFVTKPISIQDALAIAKAIQSIELPASKLDIGKLAYEYHLVDDASADTVDFVKNQLKDATDANAIQPKDVVLYGFGRIGRLLARELSSKMGKGSQLRLRAIVTRGKIDQSVLEKRASLLSIDSVHGDFLGTVQIDAENNALIINGTTVNMISASGPEEIDYTAYGINDALVIDNTGAFRDKEALSRHLQAKGASKVLLTAPGKGIPNIVHGVNHLENNPDSIDIFSAASCTTNAITPVLKVLEDNFGIKKGHLETIHAYTNDQNLVDNMHKKYRRGRAAALNMVITETGAGKAVSKALPALEGKLTSNAIRVPVPNGSLAVLNLQLNSETTVEAVNAIMKQYALEGDLVEQIKYSLSNELVSTDIVGTTAPSIFDSKATIADGDTIVIYVWYDNEYGYSHQVMRLAKHIAKVRRYTYY; translated from the coding sequence ATGTCAACAATAACAAATTACGAAAAAGAAGTGGTAAATCAGGCTCAAGTTAGAAGAGCTACTACTGAATTTATCAATATTGTAAACGATTTATGGTATGATAAATCAATTGAATTAGTATTGTTTAGAAACCCTTTAGTAGATAAAAGAGCTAGTGAGGTTTTAAACTTAATTAACTATGCGAAGGAATTCGTTACTAAGCCAATTTCTATTCAAGATGCATTAGCTATTGCTAAAGCAATTCAAAGTATAGAATTACCAGCTTCTAAATTAGATATAGGTAAATTAGCTTATGAGTATCACTTAGTTGATGATGCTAGTGCTGATACTGTTGATTTCGTAAAAAATCAATTAAAAGACGCTACTGATGCAAATGCTATCCAACCTAAAGATGTTGTTCTTTATGGATTTGGACGTATCGGTCGTTTATTAGCAAGAGAATTAAGTTCTAAAATGGGTAAAGGTTCTCAATTACGTTTGAGAGCTATCGTTACTCGAGGTAAAATTGATCAATCAGTATTAGAAAAAAGAGCTTCTCTTTTAAGTATTGATTCTGTGCACGGAGATTTCTTAGGAACTGTTCAAATTGATGCAGAAAACAATGCATTAATCATCAACGGAACTACGGTAAATATGATTTCTGCTTCTGGACCAGAAGAGATTGATTATACGGCATATGGAATTAATGATGCTTTAGTAATTGATAATACAGGAGCTTTCAGAGATAAAGAAGCTTTAAGTCGTCATTTACAAGCTAAAGGAGCAAGCAAAGTATTATTAACAGCACCAGGAAAAGGAATTCCAAATATTGTTCATGGTGTAAACCATTTAGAAAACAATCCAGATTCAATCGATATTTTCTCTGCTGCATCTTGTACTACAAATGCAATTACACCAGTATTAAAGGTGTTAGAGGATAACTTCGGAATTAAAAAAGGACATTTAGAAACTATTCATGCATATACTAACGATCAAAACTTGGTAGATAATATGCATAAAAAATACCGTAGAGGTAGAGCTGCAGCTTTAAACATGGTAATTACTGAAACAGGAGCTGGAAAAGCAGTTTCTAAGGCATTACCGGCATTAGAAGGAAAATTAACTTCAAATGCAATTAGAGTACCTGTACCTAATGGATCATTAGCTGTTTTGAATTTACAATTAAATTCAGAAACTACTGTTGAAGCAGTTAATGCAATTATGAAGCAATATGCTTTAGAAGGAGATTTAGTTGAGCAAATTAAGTACTCATTAAGTAACGAATTAGTATCTACTGATATCGTTGGAACTACAGCTCCTTCAATTTTTGATAGTAAAGCTACAATTGCAGATGGAGATACAATTGTAATTTACGTTTGGTATGATAACGAATATGGTTATTCTCACCAAGTAATGCGTTTGGCTAAGCACATAGCAAAAGTTCGTCGATATACTTATTATTAG
- a CDS encoding metallophosphatase yields MDRRKFIKQTSAASAFTALGGLTLPSFTTKKETKITILHTNDTHSHIDPFEATHYKYANQGGVARRASVVTEIRKENPNTLLLDAGDIFQGTPYFNYFGGELEFKLMSMLKYDAATIGNHDFDNSIDGLYKQLPHAKFSFVSANYDFKNTVLDTHVKPYTTFVKDGIKIGIFGLGIELTGLVDPKMFKETKYLDPVEIAQDTTRILKEEEYCDLIICLSHLGYYYKRNPNKISDLNLAKATKDIDLIIGGHTHTFLPKPTLVKNLNDENVLVNQVGAYGVNLGRVDFYFDADKNKSANGKVIIV; encoded by the coding sequence ATGGATAGAAGAAAATTTATAAAACAAACCTCAGCTGCTTCTGCCTTTACAGCTTTAGGCGGATTAACATTACCTAGTTTCACAACTAAAAAAGAAACTAAAATCACCATTTTACATACAAATGACACTCACAGTCATATTGATCCTTTTGAAGCAACTCATTATAAGTATGCCAATCAAGGAGGTGTTGCAAGAAGAGCATCTGTAGTAACTGAAATAAGAAAAGAAAATCCGAATACATTGTTATTGGATGCTGGAGATATCTTTCAAGGAACTCCTTATTTCAATTATTTTGGTGGCGAATTAGAATTCAAGCTAATGAGTATGCTAAAATATGATGCAGCGACAATTGGTAATCATGACTTTGATAATAGTATTGATGGTTTATACAAGCAATTACCACATGCCAAATTCAGTTTTGTCTCTGCCAACTATGACTTTAAAAACACAGTTTTAGATACTCATGTAAAACCTTATACAACTTTTGTAAAAGATGGAATTAAAATTGGTATTTTCGGACTTGGTATTGAACTAACTGGATTGGTTGATCCAAAAATGTTTAAAGAAACAAAGTATTTAGATCCTGTTGAAATTGCTCAAGACACTACAAGAATTCTAAAAGAAGAGGAATATTGTGATTTAATTATTTGTCTTTCTCATTTGGGATATTATTACAAAAGAAATCCTAATAAAATTTCTGATTTAAACTTAGCAAAAGCGACCAAAGACATCGATTTAATTATTGGTGGACATACGCATACTTTTTTACCTAAACCTACTTTAGTAAAGAATTTAAATGATGAAAATGTTTTGGTAAATCAAGTTGGAGCTTACGGAGTTAATTTAGGTAGAGTTGACTTTTATTTTGATGCTGATAAAAACAAATCGGCAAATGGAAAAGTTATTATCGTGTAA
- a CDS encoding lysoplasmalogenase family protein has translation MSKLKKIKFSLFVVYAIICAISVYLIVVNHKYKFEIKPFPTLVLVTLFLIETKKYTKTFIAYLLLSLVGDVLTSIPYGFNPGIISYGLSYLVLVNFLRKYLSKETYKLLIIYLLLFGFLFTVIYVFVLNDPGNSMLPILFYGVCICLVTSFILMNYIESMEHGNFILLVAIGFRIISDSIYAIVLFSETDMYFDIFSLSTLLVSNFLFYKGFLFNEQQVSDFFSRIDRQ, from the coding sequence TTGTCGAAACTAAAAAAAATAAAGTTCTCACTATTTGTGGTTTACGCAATTATATGTGCTATTAGCGTGTATTTAATTGTTGTAAACCATAAGTATAAGTTTGAAATTAAACCTTTTCCAACTTTAGTTTTAGTAACCTTGTTTTTAATTGAAACAAAAAAGTATACTAAAACTTTTATCGCCTACTTGTTATTAAGTTTAGTAGGAGATGTCCTAACCTCAATTCCATATGGATTTAACCCAGGAATAATTTCATACGGACTATCATATTTAGTTTTGGTGAATTTCCTTCGGAAATATTTGAGTAAAGAAACCTATAAATTACTGATTATTTACTTGTTACTATTTGGGTTTCTGTTCACGGTAATATATGTGTTTGTATTGAATGATCCAGGGAACTCGATGTTGCCCATTCTTTTTTATGGTGTTTGTATTTGTTTAGTAACATCTTTCATTTTAATGAACTATATAGAGAGTATGGAGCATGGAAACTTTATTCTGTTAGTTGCAATTGGATTTAGAATTATTTCTGATTCCATTTATGCTATTGTTCTTTTTAGTGAAACAGATATGTATTTCGATATCTTTTCATTGAGTACATTGTTAGTTTCAAATTTCTTGTTTTACAAGGGGTTTTTGTTTAACGAACAGCAGGTTTCGGATTTTTTTAGTAGAATTGATAGACAATAA
- the dapA gene encoding 4-hydroxy-tetrahydrodipicolinate synthase — MQKFIGTGVALVTPFFEDGSVDFDGLERLVNFQIDNGINYLVVLGTTGEPATLSSEEKEAVKSKIIEVNNGRLPLVLGIGGNNTAAVVDEIKNTDLTSFDAILSVSPYYNKPTQEGIYQHFKAVAESTDKPIILYNVPGRTSSNMSSEVVVRLANDFDNVIAVKEAKGDMVQAMRIIQHAPKDFLVISGDDMIALPMVLAGGAGVISVIGQGLPKMFSDLIQLGLDGKPQEAYELQYKVADSIDLIFEEGNPAGIKAMLQKLGVSEDAVRLPLVKASESLQTRISDFIDHV; from the coding sequence ATGCAAAAATTTATAGGAACGGGAGTCGCATTAGTTACTCCTTTTTTTGAAGATGGTTCTGTTGATTTTGATGGATTAGAAAGATTAGTGAATTTTCAAATCGATAATGGTATAAATTATTTAGTTGTATTAGGGACAACAGGAGAACCTGCTACTTTATCTTCGGAAGAGAAGGAAGCGGTTAAGTCAAAAATTATAGAGGTTAATAATGGTAGATTACCTTTAGTTTTAGGTATCGGAGGAAATAATACAGCCGCTGTAGTTGATGAGATTAAAAATACGGATTTAACAAGTTTTGATGCTATTCTTTCTGTATCACCTTATTATAATAAGCCTACTCAAGAAGGAATTTATCAGCATTTTAAAGCAGTTGCAGAGTCTACGGATAAACCGATCATACTTTATAATGTACCAGGAAGGACTTCTTCTAATATGTCTTCAGAAGTAGTAGTTCGTTTAGCGAATGACTTCGATAACGTTATAGCTGTAAAAGAGGCTAAAGGAGACATGGTGCAAGCCATGCGAATTATACAACATGCTCCTAAAGATTTCTTAGTGATTTCTGGAGATGACATGATTGCATTGCCAATGGTTTTAGCTGGTGGAGCAGGAGTTATTAGTGTAATTGGTCAAGGTTTGCCTAAGATGTTTTCAGATTTAATCCAATTAGGATTAGATGGAAAACCTCAAGAAGCTTATGAATTACAATATAAAGTAGCGGATAGTATTGATTTAATTTTTGAAGAAGGAAATCCAGCAGGAATTAAAGCCATGCTTCAAAAACTTGGAGTGAGCGAAGATGCA
- a CDS encoding DoxX family membrane protein yields MKKYLPLVLKLVAAVIMLQTLFFKFSGAQESIDLFTKVAGENEQLMRIGTGVLELIASILLFLPKRVWLGAGLTVGLMGGAIFSHLTKIGIEHNNDGGTLFIMAIITLISGGILLFLNKKDIPFLNL; encoded by the coding sequence ATGAAAAAATATTTACCATTAGTACTTAAGTTAGTCGCGGCTGTAATTATGCTTCAAACATTATTTTTTAAATTTTCTGGTGCTCAAGAGAGTATTGATTTATTTACCAAAGTAGCCGGAGAAAATGAACAATTAATGAGAATTGGAACTGGAGTTCTTGAATTGATAGCATCTATTTTACTCTTTTTACCAAAACGAGTTTGGCTTGGAGCTGGATTAACTGTAGGATTAATGGGAGGAGCAATATTTTCTCATTTGACTAAAATAGGAATCGAACATAACAACGATGGAGGAACATTATTTATAATGGCCATAATTACTTTAATTTCAGGAGGTATTTTATTATTCCTGAATAAAAAAGATATTCCTTTTTTAAATTTATAA
- a CDS encoding S1C family serine protease: MKRVLGILTIAFLGGVSSIGVYKLFVEKPQIIVEKTVEPALSTMNASYTPAVLNTSSVPSDFTEAAEKTVNTVVHVKNTAVKEVYNPFEEFFGSGNGKRKQERVGTGSGVIISSDGYIVTNNHVIEGATELEVTLNNKKKYKAELIGADTKNDIALLKINSDIDLPYITFGNSDNAKIGEWVLAVGNPYNLNSTVTAGIVSAKGRDLQGNTNIDAFIQTDAAVNPGNSGGALVNTRGELIGINTAISSRTGSFIGYSFAVPSNITKKIIDDLLEFGNVQEAVIGFSFRPDRDEVEGVEIVSVTPGEGAALAGLQAGDVITKINDVKISKISDLKGQLNAKRPGQSVNVTIDRNGSDLVKTVTLTKRTVFESRSFQIQLKDLSEKDKKDRNLENGAKIVRTTNPAFVEFNVGKDYVITKINGKKVYSASEAATLLDSYSPRSSRRLILEMVSPDGQVERYGL; encoded by the coding sequence ATGAAAAGAGTTTTAGGAATATTGACTATTGCATTTTTGGGAGGAGTTTCTTCAATAGGAGTTTATAAACTATTTGTAGAAAAACCACAAATTATAGTAGAGAAAACAGTTGAACCAGCATTATCAACTATGAATGCTAGTTACACACCAGCTGTATTAAATACATCTTCAGTACCATCTGATTTTACAGAAGCAGCTGAAAAAACCGTGAATACAGTGGTGCACGTTAAAAATACCGCAGTAAAAGAGGTGTATAACCCATTTGAAGAATTCTTTGGTTCTGGAAACGGAAAAAGGAAACAAGAAAGAGTAGGAACAGGTAGTGGAGTAATTATTTCTTCTGATGGTTATATCGTAACGAATAATCATGTTATTGAAGGAGCTACAGAATTAGAAGTTACTTTAAATAATAAGAAAAAATATAAAGCTGAGTTAATTGGAGCAGATACAAAAAATGATATCGCTTTGTTAAAGATAAACTCAGATATTGATTTACCATACATCACTTTCGGTAATTCAGATAATGCAAAAATCGGAGAATGGGTACTTGCAGTTGGTAACCCATATAATTTAAATTCTACGGTTACTGCTGGTATTGTAAGTGCTAAAGGAAGAGATTTACAAGGAAATACTAATATTGATGCGTTTATCCAAACAGATGCAGCTGTAAATCCAGGAAATAGTGGAGGAGCATTAGTAAATACAAGAGGAGAATTAATAGGTATTAACACAGCAATAAGTTCAAGAACAGGTTCGTTTATAGGATATTCTTTTGCTGTTCCATCTAATATTACAAAGAAAATAATAGACGATTTGTTGGAGTTTGGGAATGTTCAAGAAGCAGTTATAGGATTTAGTTTTAGACCTGATAGAGATGAAGTAGAAGGAGTAGAGATTGTTTCAGTAACTCCTGGTGAAGGAGCAGCTCTTGCGGGACTTCAGGCAGGTGATGTTATTACTAAAATTAATGACGTAAAAATCAGTAAGATTTCAGATTTAAAAGGACAGTTAAATGCAAAAAGACCAGGACAATCTGTTAATGTAACTATTGATAGAAACGGATCTGATTTAGTAAAAACTGTTACACTTACTAAAAGAACTGTTTTTGAATCAAGAAGTTTTCAAATACAACTTAAAGATTTATCTGAAAAGGACAAAAAGGATAGAAACTTAGAAAATGGAGCTAAAATTGTAAGAACAACTAATCCTGCATTTGTAGAATTTAATGTTGGAAAAGACTATGTAATTACGAAGATCAACGGGAAAAAAGTATACTCAGCTTCTGAAGCAGCAACTTTATTAGATAGCTATTCTCCAAGAAGCAGTAGAAGACTAATTCTTGAAATGGTAAGTCCAGATGGACAAGTTGAAAGATACGGTCTGTAA
- the ligA gene encoding NAD-dependent DNA ligase LigA, whose protein sequence is MTIKEKIESLREELNKHNYNYYVLDNATVSDYEFDIKLKELEKLEEQHPEFFDENSPTQRVGGQITKNFNTITHKNRMYSLDNSYSKEDLLDWEKRIQKMLGTTEIEYTCELKYDGASINLTFENGKFVRAVTRGDGVQGDEVTANIRTIKSIPLVLSEDFVSDFEMRGEIILPLEGFNLMNEERVANGEEPYRNPRNTASGSLKLQDSGEVAKRPLDCLLYQVVTNERKYKTHFESLEAARKAGFKVPHTIELAKSIEEVLEFVNSWDEKRHDLPYETDGVVIKVNSLEQQDELGYTSKSPRWAIAYKFKAEQVSTVLNEITYQVGRTGAITPVANLEPVYLAGTIVKRASLHNSDQIEKLDVRVGDTVYVEKGGEIIPKIIGVDLSMRPSDSEPTRYATHCPECGTELVRTDGDAKHYCPNEFGCAPQITGRIQHYISRKAMDIDGLGAETVDLLYKEGLIENYADLYELTIDQIIPLERMAEKSAQNMVEGIAKSKEIAFEKVLFALGIRFVGETVAKKLAKHFKSIDNLISADFDTLINVDEIGEKIAESVINFSKDEKNLATISRLKSYGVQLEISQEELENQSTKLEGKIIVVSGVFHQMSRNELKKAIEDNGGKVSSSISKKTSFIVAGDNMGPSKLTKAQDLGVSIITEQDFINMIN, encoded by the coding sequence ATGACGATTAAAGAGAAAATAGAATCTTTAAGAGAAGAGTTGAACAAGCACAACTATAATTATTATGTGCTTGATAATGCTACAGTTTCTGATTACGAGTTTGATATAAAATTAAAAGAACTTGAAAAATTAGAAGAGCAGCATCCAGAGTTTTTTGATGAGAATTCACCTACACAAAGAGTAGGTGGGCAAATCACTAAAAACTTTAATACGATTACGCATAAAAACAGAATGTATTCTTTGGATAATTCTTATTCTAAGGAAGATTTATTAGATTGGGAAAAGCGTATTCAAAAAATGTTAGGAACTACAGAAATTGAATATACATGTGAATTGAAGTACGATGGAGCTTCAATTAATTTAACTTTTGAAAACGGAAAGTTCGTAAGAGCTGTAACAAGAGGAGATGGTGTTCAAGGTGATGAAGTAACTGCAAATATTAGAACTATTAAATCAATTCCATTAGTTTTATCAGAGGATTTTGTTTCAGATTTTGAAATGAGAGGAGAGATTATTTTACCTCTTGAAGGATTCAATTTAATGAACGAAGAAAGAGTAGCTAATGGAGAAGAACCATATAGAAATCCAAGGAATACTGCTAGTGGTAGTTTGAAACTACAAGACAGCGGAGAGGTTGCAAAACGTCCGTTAGATTGTTTGCTGTATCAAGTAGTAACGAATGAAAGAAAGTATAAAACTCATTTTGAGAGTTTAGAAGCTGCTAGAAAAGCTGGCTTTAAAGTTCCGCATACGATTGAATTAGCTAAATCTATTGAAGAAGTTTTAGAGTTTGTAAATAGTTGGGATGAAAAGCGTCATGATTTACCTTATGAAACGGATGGTGTAGTAATTAAAGTAAATTCATTAGAACAACAAGATGAACTAGGCTACACATCAAAATCTCCAAGATGGGCAATTGCATATAAGTTTAAAGCAGAACAAGTTTCTACGGTTTTAAATGAAATAACATATCAAGTAGGAAGAACCGGAGCAATAACACCAGTAGCTAATTTAGAGCCTGTATATTTGGCTGGAACAATTGTAAAAAGAGCATCACTTCATAATTCAGATCAGATTGAAAAACTAGATGTTAGGGTTGGTGATACGGTTTATGTAGAAAAAGGAGGAGAAATTATTCCAAAAATAATCGGAGTTGATTTGTCAATGAGGCCTTCAGATTCTGAGCCGACTCGATATGCAACTCATTGTCCAGAGTGTGGAACTGAATTAGTTCGTACAGATGGAGATGCTAAACATTATTGTCCGAATGAGTTTGGTTGCGCTCCGCAAATTACTGGGAGAATCCAGCATTACATTAGTAGAAAAGCAATGGATATTGATGGCTTAGGTGCTGAGACTGTAGATTTATTGTATAAAGAAGGGTTAATTGAAAATTATGCTGATTTGTATGAGTTAACTATAGATCAAATTATTCCGTTAGAGCGAATGGCAGAAAAGTCCGCTCAAAATATGGTTGAAGGAATTGCGAAATCTAAGGAAATAGCTTTTGAAAAAGTATTATTCGCATTGGGAATTCGATTTGTTGGGGAAACTGTTGCAAAGAAGTTAGCAAAGCATTTTAAATCAATAGACAATCTAATTAGTGCTGATTTTGATACGTTAATTAATGTAGATGAAATCGGAGAGAAAATAGCCGAAAGTGTAATTAATTTCTCTAAAGACGAGAAAAACTTAGCTACTATTTCTAGATTGAAAAGTTATGGAGTTCAGCTAGAGATCTCTCAAGAAGAATTGGAAAATCAATCTACTAAGTTAGAAGGAAAAATAATTGTTGTTTCAGGAGTGTTCCATCAAATGAGTAGAAATGAACTGAAGAAAGCTATTGAGGATAATGGAGGTAAAGTAAGTAGTTCTATTTCTAAAAAAACTTCGTTTATTGTTGCAGGAGATAATATGGGACCGAGTAAATTAACGAAAGCTCAAGATCTTGGAGTATCAATAATTACAGAACAGGATTTTATAAATATGATTAATTAA
- a CDS encoding lysoplasmalogenase translates to MNNQNKKALVISLLFIVISVFEIYGTIQNSKLLEFIFKPLITVSLALLYIVSVKKPSFLFISALFFSFWGDVLLLFPEKYFVLGLVSFLLTHLIFIKIIRGFISNVDSKLFLKSAIFFVAYFGGIIYLIFENLNELLIPVLVYGLVISTFGTFATVNYIKNKATENLWLLVGALIFILSDSIIAINKFYMENALLGSLIMITYIVAQYFICKAMIAKSIQ, encoded by the coding sequence ATGAATAATCAAAACAAAAAGGCATTAGTAATTTCTTTATTATTTATAGTTATCTCAGTATTTGAGATATATGGTACAATTCAGAATAGCAAGTTACTTGAGTTTATTTTTAAACCGTTAATTACGGTTTCATTGGCTTTACTCTATATCGTTTCAGTTAAAAAGCCAAGTTTTTTATTTATTTCAGCCTTGTTCTTTTCATTTTGGGGAGATGTATTGTTACTTTTTCCTGAGAAGTATTTTGTATTAGGATTAGTTTCTTTTCTATTAACTCATCTCATTTTTATTAAAATTATAAGAGGTTTTATTTCTAATGTAGATTCGAAATTATTTCTAAAATCAGCTATTTTCTTCGTAGCTTATTTTGGAGGGATCATTTATTTAATATTTGAAAACTTAAATGAGCTTTTAATTCCAGTTTTAGTTTATGGATTAGTCATTTCAACCTTCGGAACTTTTGCTACAGTAAATTATATAAAAAACAAAGCAACCGAAAATTTATGGTTGCTTGTTGGTGCTTTAATCTTTATTCTGTCCGATAGTATTATCGCGATTAATAAGTTTTATATGGAAAATGCTTTGTTAGGAAGTTTAATCATGATAACCTATATAGTAGCGCAATATTTTATTTGCAAAGCAATGATTGCAAAGTCTATCCAATAA
- a CDS encoding 5'-nucleotidase, giving the protein MKRLLLLCSLVLLFNCKEEQKSLVKITAKTIKVDSTLSGNQNIEEVIAPFREKMVASINTVISYTPKDLVRTDGELESSLGNLMADLSFERANPLFHKLTEKNIDFAMFNYGGIRAGIPAGEITNKHAFELMPFENSLVVVELTADKIKELVTYLVENNKAHPLSKQVKLTVKNESSNLLVNDKPIDNSKTYFVLTSDYLQSGGDKMNFFKNPVNLYKLDYKVRDAIIDYFKSKDTLVSNLDGRFKKL; this is encoded by the coding sequence ATGAAAAGACTATTGCTTTTATGTTCTTTAGTTTTACTATTCAACTGTAAAGAAGAACAAAAATCTTTGGTGAAAATCACCGCTAAAACCATTAAAGTTGATTCTACCTTATCTGGAAATCAAAACATTGAAGAAGTTATAGCTCCTTTTAGAGAAAAAATGGTAGCTTCTATAAATACTGTTATTTCCTATACTCCGAAAGATTTGGTTAGAACAGATGGAGAACTTGAAAGTAGTCTGGGTAATTTAATGGCTGATTTATCATTTGAGAGAGCGAATCCGTTATTCCATAAACTAACTGAAAAGAATATTGATTTCGCCATGTTTAATTATGGTGGAATTAGAGCTGGAATTCCGGCCGGAGAAATTACAAATAAGCACGCATTTGAATTAATGCCTTTTGAAAATAGTTTAGTTGTAGTAGAACTTACTGCAGACAAAATTAAAGAGTTAGTTACTTATTTAGTTGAAAATAACAAAGCTCATCCATTATCGAAACAAGTTAAGTTAACCGTTAAGAATGAGTCATCGAATTTATTAGTGAATGATAAACCGATTGATAATTCAAAAACGTACTTTGTATTAACATCTGATTATTTGCAAAGTGGTGGTGACAAAATGAACTTCTTTAAAAATCCAGTGAACTTGTATAAACTAGATTATAAAGTAAGAGATGCTATTATCGATTATTTTAAAAGTAAAGATACATTAGTGAGTAATTTAGATGGACGCTTTAAAAAACTGTAA